Part of the Geobacter pickeringii genome, CTGGACGAGAAAGTCTGGGACCATTCCAGCTTTACCAAGAACAGCGAACGATTGATTGGCTCCGAGGTCGCCGCCGAGTTTCTTTCCCGCGTTCTGGCCCAGGCAGAACGTAAGCGTCTCTTGTCTCGTGAGCACTTCACCGTTGACGGTACTCTCATCGAAGCCTGGGCCTCCATCAAGAGCTTCAAGCCCAAGGATGGACCTCCTTCAGCAGGTGGTGGCGGCAGGAACGATACCGTGGATTTCAAAGGGCAGAAACTTACCAACGAAACCCATGGTTCCACCACTGACCCTGATGCCAGGCTCTACCGCAAGGGGAAGAACAAGGAAGCCAAGCTCTGCTACCAGGGACATACCCTGATGGAGAATCGCAGTGGCCTCATCATCAGGACCAAGGTGACAACGGCAACCGGTTCCGGGGAACGCGACGCAGCTAAGACCATGGTGCAGCAATTGCCAAGGACGACTCGGCGCATCACTCTTGGCGGGGACAAAGGCTACGACACTGAGCCCTTTGTCCGAGAGCTGCGCCGGCTCAAGATTACGCCGCACGTGGCTCAGAACACCACCAACAGGAGATCAGCCATCGACGGCAGAACAACCAATCATCCGAACTACACCATCAGCCAGAAGATCAGAAAACGAATCGAAGAAGGCTTTGGCTGGATGAAGACCGTGGGCAGATTACGCAAGACGATGTACCGGGGAATCGAGAAGATCGCCATGCAACTTGACCTGCACGCTGCGGCCTACAACCTGGTTCGGATGAAAAACCTGGGGCTCGGTGTCACCTGAGAGGGGAAAACTCCCTCGGATCAGGCTACATCAGCAGTATATGAGGTTGATAAAGAGCAAAAAGAACGTAAAGCAAAGGTTCTGAGCAACGAAACGGATTCAAAAAACGAACTGCAAAGTTCAGCGAACTAAAAGAATGTCGATTTTCAACGGCCTGTTAGATAAGCATCTGCTGCAAGTCTCCTGTTACCAAAGGGTTCAGGTACTTAAGCCACGACAGTTTGTCGACGAATATCTTGCCTAAGACAGGAGTTAATCCCATTAACGCTTACCCTATTGTAACTCTCAACAAAGAAATCTAAATTTTTTGCAACTCTGCCTCAACCATATTTCTAACCACTTGTCGCATCTTGACTTGAGCCTCCCAGCCAAGTTGTTCTTTTGCCTTTGCTGGATTTCCGCGACCAGAGGCTATTTCAGTTGGTCTAAAAAGGGATTTGTCAATTGTCACATATTTTTTCCAATCAAGTCCAACAGCCTTAAATGCTTCTTCAACAAAATTTTCCAGAGAATTACTTTCGCCTGTTGCTATTACATAGTCATTTGGATAATCTCGTTGTAACATCAGCCACATTGCTTCAACATACTCAGGAGCCCACCCCCAATCCCTCTCTATTGATATATTCCCAAGCTGTAATTTCTCATTACACCCATTGCTAATTCTGCAAACTGTTGCAATTATTTTTTTTGTCACAAAACGTTCTGGTCGCAATGGTGATTCATGATTAAAAAGTATACCTGAACATGCAAAAAGATTGTAAGCTTCGCGATAATTGGCAACTTCCCAAAAAGCAGCTGACTTTGCAACAGCATAAGGACTACGTGGACGAAAAGGCGTTAATTCATCGGCAGCCATCCCCTCGGTATCTCCGAAGCATTCACTTGAACTCGCATTGTAGAATCGAATCGGACCACCGATAAATCTAATGGCTTCCAGAATATTCAACGTGCTGACGCTAATACTTTCAAGTGTCTCAACTGGCTGAAGAAACGAAAGACCCACAGAACTTTGCCCTGCTAGATTATAGATTTCGCAAGGCATTATCTTGCTTATTGTTTGGAAGACACTTCTAAAATCATTAGGAGCCATCGATTCGAGACATAATTTATCATAAATCCCTAAGAGCTTTAAATTCGTGAACATCGCCATCTGAGCGTCCCTGGCCGTTCCATAAACCTCATAGCCCTTAGCAAGCAGTAGACGCGCGAGATAGGCGCCATCTTGTCCGGATATACCAATTATGAGGGCCTTTCGCTTATCCATTGGCCCGCTTCTCCCGCTCGGCAAGTGCCAAGTCGGCATCGGTCATCATGTCCACTAGACCAGAGAAATCCACCTTCGGTTGCCAGCCTAGCTGCCGCCGGGCCTTGGTTGAGTCGCCAAGAAGGAGGTCCACCTCTGCCGGTCGGAAGTAGCGGGGATCTATTTCGATGACAATCCGGCCAGACTTCGTGTCGACTCCCTTTTCCTGAACTCCTACCCCCTGCCACTCCAGTGGCATATCGAGCCGCGCAAAGACCTTTTCGGCAAACTCCCGCACCGAGTAAGTCTCGCCCGTGGCCACCACGAAGTCGTCGGCCTCCTGCTGCTGGAGCATGAGCCACATGGCCTCTACATAATCACCGGCAAAGCCCCAGTCGCGTTTGGCATCCAAGTTGCCGAGATAAAGTCGCTCCTGAAGACCTGCCTTTATCCGTCCTGCGGCGCGAGTGATCTTGCGTGTCACAAAGGTCTCGCCCCGACGGGGAGACTCGTGGTTAAAAAGAATGCCGTTGCAGGCGTACATGCCGTAGCTCTCACGGTAGTTTACGGTAAGATAGTAGGCATAGGCCTTGGCGCAGGCGTAAGGGGAACGGGGATAGAAGGGGGTAGTCTCTCTTTGAGGAGTTTCTACCACTTTACCGTAAAGCTCCGATGAGGAAGCTTGGTAAAATTTTGTGTTCAACCCTGTCTCCCTGATTCCTTCCAGAATCCGCACAGTTCCTAGAGCATCAATCTCACCAGTGTATTCGGGAACATCAAATGAGACCCGCACGTGACTCTGGGCACCAAGGTTATAGATCTCATCAGGGCGGACTTCGCGCAAGACCCGGTTGATGGAACTGGCATCATTCAAGTCGCCATAGTGGAGGAAAATCCGTACATTTGGCTCATGGGGATCGCGGTAAAGGTGATCAATCCGTCCCGTATTAAACGATGAAGAGCGGCGGATGACGCCATGAACCTCGTATCCCTTGGCAAGAAGTAGATCAGCCAAATAAGAGCCGTCTTGGCCGGAAATGCCGGTGATGAGTGCACGTTTCATAATAACTCCTTTAAACAATTGAAAATATAATTTGCCTTATCTTTCGATCGCAGAACGGTAGGCTGCAATAGTTTCATCAACACACTTTGTCCAACTGAATTGACTAGATCGCTGTAACGATAGCTCCGACAAAACTGCTCGCCGAGAGGTATCGTTATAAAGCGAGAGAATCGCTTCGCACAGAGAGTCTCCATCCCTTGGATCCACAAGAATGCCTGCATCTCCCACAACTTCAGGAAGGGAAGAGGTGTTTGATGTTATGACTGGAACACCGCATTGCATTGCTTCGAGGGGGGGAAGACCAAATCCCTCATAGAGAGATGGATAGACAAACGCAAGCGCTCCACTGTAGAGCGCGGCAAGATCCTCATCCGAGACATATCCAGTAACTATGATACGATCACTCATTGACTCATATTTAGACAACTCTTCAAATATTTTACTGTAATCCCATCCTTTGCTACCAACTAACACAAGACATAAATCATCAATTTTTTCCTGGTTAATTATTTTTGCAAAACATCTGATGATGTGGTCAATATTTTTTCTTGGCTCTAAAGTACTAAGGCTTAGAATATACGGCCGGTTTGGAATAGAGTACTTGGCAAGTTTCTCCGCTATCTTTTTGTTATCATAAATTTTATAAAAAAACGGAGACGCTGCAAGGTGCGTAACTACAATACGACTTGGATCAATTTGTTTACGATATGAACACAAATCATCTTTTGTTGACTGGGAAATAGCAATAACATGTGTTTCAGGATCAATACAGTCCACTACCCTCCGCAACAGATGATCTTCCTTAAATTCAAAGTATTCCGGATGAAGCAGGGGAATAAGATCGTACACCGTAATGAATCGCTTTACATTCTTTATCTTGACGATGTCGGGGGGTATCGGAAGAAAAGGAGAGTGAAAAACATCCACTACATTAGTCGCAAGGTGCCCAAAGGGCGAGTCGTTTTTAACAATGCGTAATGCAACCCTGAGAGTTTCTGCTAAAATCTTTAATGGAATCTGAGTCACAGGAGACATTGCTCTAGCCCTATGACAGATAGCATCTTTATGTTTTTCGATAACTAAAGCAAGTTTTGGATATGCGAAGGGAATCCCTGAGAAAAGTTCATGTTCTCGTACGTAATCTAACGATGGGGTTAGGGTCTCCATGGCACTAAATAAAAGTTGAACGTCTACGGACTGCGTTAGTCCTAATGCAACATTTTCGACAACCCTGAACACCCCTGTTCGAGCGCGGTTATCAACAAGAGATTTTCCAAGTACAGAGATATCATACAAAATCTTCATACGGTCAACTCGCTTCCTTAAATCAAATCAATCACCACAACATAACCTGTATATATCTTTTTAAAATTTATTTTTTCGATAACATATTTAAACAAATACCCTAAAATGTGTTTTTTCAAGCTACCATATCTACCTATTAAGCAATCAGAATCGATCATATCGAGGAATAAATTCTTTAACGGTACCGGCAACTCTCTCTTAATAATAAATTTTTTAACTTTAAAATTACCAATTAAATCGCAGATAGTATCATCTGTATAATTCTTAACATGTGTTTTGTCTGAATAATGCAAAAAAGTTAAATTATACATATCTACATCAGTGTTATCCCTAGGGAGAGCCAAAATAATTCTCTTATCAGTTACTCTGATCAATTCAGACAATGCTTGTATGTCGTTATGGATATGCTCTATGACATCCAGACAAATACTACAATCAAAATATTTGTTATCAAAAGGAAGCGATGTCAGATCGCCTACAACGTAACTTCCTGCTGGGTCAGCATCCTTTGCCAAACGAATGAAGTCGCGATGGTAATCCATACCACAGGCATCAAAACCTTTCTCCTTGAGGAAGCGCACATACCCACCTCCTCCACAGCCGGCGTCTAGAATCTTTTTGCCTTGCACATGGTCTTCTAACATCTTTATACGTTCGGCGTTCAGTGAACCTGAAACTGATGACCAATTGAACTTACGAGCATTTTCGAGTGAATAAAGGTTTGCCATACCGATATAAAATCCCCGCCTAAGTCTCAAACCGCGCGTCTATAGACATCAATCGTCTTGTTTGCAGTATTTTGCCAACTAAAATGTGATGCTCGCTCGATACCACGACAACGCAAAGTGCTCGCAAAGCCCGAATCTGACCATACCCGTGCTACAGCTGCAGCTATTCCCTCGGCCTCCTTGGGATCGAACATAACCGCGGCTTCTCCTGCCACTTCTGGAATTGATGTCACATTGGAGCATGCAACCGGGCATCCGGAAGCCATTGCCTCTACCACGGGAAGCCCAAATCCCTCGAACAGAGAGGGAAACACCATAAGGGATGCCAAATTGTAGAGTAATGGCATATGATCCGAAGGAATAAAATTTAATATTTTGAGATGATTGCCAACCCCGAAAGCTTGAGCAGAAGCCCGCAATTTATCGAAAGAGTTCACAGCAATACCCGTGAGAACAAGGTCACCGTCGAAACGATAATCGTTGACCAAAACTCGCAGAGCTTTTAACAGAGTCTCATGATTTTTGTGAGGCCATGTTGCGGCCGGATAAATCATGAATGGCCGCGACAATTCATAACGATCCCGTAACGCTTGCAGTTGCTGTACCTCATCCCGGGGATGGTACTCAGGACCATGGCCTAGGAAGACAACATCTATTCGGTCAGGCTCAATACCATACTCAGCTACTAGGGAATCACGAGTGAATTTTGAAATAGCTATGATCCGCGTAGCTCTTCGGGCAGAATCCAAATATGCCTTGCGACGTCGGACAAGTTCTTCGGCGGCAAAAAATTCTGGGAAATACTCATGCTGAATATCATAGATGGTCAGTACTGACGGGAACTTCCCCCATGTAGGCTTGAACAGCGAAAGTGGATGATGGACTATGTCAAAATCGAAATAACGCGGCTCCGCTCTGAGTATATCGATGGTGCTCACTGCTCTGAAGACTGATCTCAGAAGTTTTTTGGGCGACGACTTGCGATAGCCGGTAATTTTAATCTCGAATGCTTCATTTTTAAGGGGGAATTCCCCGGCAACGGCTTCGTCGCATAAAAGGGTATATTCGTTTACATGATCACAGGACTGAAGGTGGCTAACAAGGTTGCGCAGATACATCTCCGCCCCGCCAATTTTGCCAGGCCAGAATCCTCTTGTACTTATACCAATTTTCATTATCCCCTCTCGGCAATTCGTACTCAGGCTAACCGCAACGCGAGAAAATTCCCAAAACTCTTCTCAGAAAATGACGCTCGAATTTTCGCAACGCTTCACGAATCTTAAATTCGATATAAATCTCAATACCGAGGTATTCCTTTATCATTCGCGGTTTTTCCATGGCGAAAAGGGGGTCTTCTGTTACGGAACTGAGGCCGGTCTCGTCTTCAAAAACAGCGATTGGTAGGGGAAGATGTTCAAAGACAAACTCCGCATCCGCAAAGCACCTCAAGTTCAAATGGTAGTCGGCAGCAACCCGGTATCGCTGATCAAACTGGTACTTGTCAAATACCTGTCGTGGATAAAATATCGCTTGGTGCGGAATATTTCTGCGACTTAGCAGACGAGCATTGAAACTGCCCCCTTTTCGGCTCCCGTCTGAAGCCATGAGAATATCGCCGTAGTATAAGACATTATCTTGACGCAAATGATTCGCCACTTCACCCAGAACGTCGAGCATCAAGTCGTCGCTCCCCAAGAAATAGACCCAGCGGCCAGAAGCATGAATTACGCCCTTGTTCATGGCGTGATAGACACCATCATCTGGTTCGCTGACCCAGTAAGACAAACAATCACTGAAGCCAGCAATGATTTCACGAGTGCCATCGCTTGATCCTCCGTCGATCACAATCAATTCAAAACAGTCACATCCTTGGTCCAGGACGCTCTTGATAGCCTTTTCAATCCTCCCTCTCTGGTTGAAAACCGGAATAACAACGCTGACCAGTGGCTGCCCCAACGCAGCCGAACTGTGAGTGGCGAGAGTGCAAAACCGATCCATATTATTAATTCTGTTATCAATCACTCCCTAATTCCCCGTCTTCATTTGCGCATTCAACGATGTTCACTTCAGCGAACTCAGTTGAAGGTCGGATGCCGTTCGGGTCAAGGAGAATCGATAATTCATCAAACACTTCATCGGCTGTAATCTCGCAAAGGCACCTCATAACATTATCCCCTTGAGAACACGTCTCTCTGTTGCAGGGCACGCAATCCCATTCCTTCTGGACCACCGTTATTCGTCCCATTCGCTGGACAGAACCAGCCAATCGGTAAGGAGCCTGGTTACAGATACCATTAGGCCAAGGGCCCCAGTGTCTCACCATTGTCGGTCCATACAATGCAACAAGAGGAACATCGAGGGCCGCCGCCATGTGGGTAACAACCGTGTCGACCCCCACAAACCCTTTGGCTTTTGACAATACCGCAGCAAGTTGATTGAGAGTTAAAGGCTCCTTTAAAAAAACCGTGTCAGGGGGTGAATGCGCCAAAATGTCTCTGAGGATTACGTCATCTCCGGAAGATGGTGACCGAGTGAATATCGGCCGAAGCCCTGTCCTGTCTCGAATGATTCCCGCCAGTCGTCCCCACTCAGTCGCAGTCCAGCATTTGTAATGTTTACGGGCAAACGGATGGAGCACAACATAGCCGGCAGTCCCAGTTGTCGAACCGGCAAGCATTTCATCCTCTTCATCAAATCCCATGATAACGTCTGTACGGGGAGGTATCCCTAATGGACCGAGCAGTTGCAACGTAAGAGGAACAATGTGAAGGTTGTCATCATACAAGAGACCTTGATCAAAAATTAATTCTTTCCACCATTCGTTAGCCCGCCTATATGAAAAACCAACTGAGCGACGACCAGCCAGGGCAGTGACGATACTGGTCCTGTCTGACGGATTCGCTCCAATAGCTACATCATATTGACGGAAAAGCCGAGAGATTGTGCTTAAGTTCTTTTTCCCCGGCTCCATTGAAATAATCCGTCCAACGGAGGGATTCTTAAACAAAATTCCTTCCGTCCCACGAAACACGGCATAATCAACAACTGCGTCCGGATATCGCGCTTTGATGGAAAGGGCAAGCGGGGTGGACAGAAGTACGTCGCCGATATAACGCAGAGATACAATCAGAAACTTCAAGCCGGCTCCTCTGCTGTCCTTTTCGTCAATAATAACGGAGCGATCCATCAATCCATTTTTCCTTCAGCGTATGACCGTGCAAAAGACGCTCTTGCGAACGCCACGCCAGTTCCCTCAGCTTCCTCCAGCGCCGCTCCAGAAGACGCCTCCACCACGTCAACTTCCACTTCGCCCTGAAATACGCCCTGTTTTCGGCAACATACGGGCGTTCCTGCATATTCTTCTTCATGGCCTTTTGGGTAACCGATCCAAAATGATGAATAAAAGAATTCCCCGTGGTCCCTATCCTGAAGCCGGCGTTTCTGACCCGACGGAAGAAATCCGCATCCTCAAACTGACCGATACGGAATTTTTCATCAAAAAGCCCGACCGTTTCAAAAACGTGCCGTCGCACCATGAAACAGATGCCATCGGCAACGCCCCGCCTCAGGACATCCTTCATTCGCTCGCAGTACTCCGCCCCGTAGGCAACGATGTCGTAGTTGAATTCACCTTCCCGGATCGCGGGGCTGACCACGTCAAACCCTGCCCGCTCGGCAACGGCGAGGAGGCCGTCAAGCCATCCCGGCGATACAATTACGTCGTTATTGAGGATAACCACCCACTCCGAGTCCGTTTCCCGCACTCCTTGGTTCCAGGCACCTGCACAGCCGAGATTGTCACTGTTGACGATCGCACGAATACAGGACACTGCGGCCAGGTATCCGGCGGTTCCGTCGCTGGAGGCGTTGTCGAGCACCAGCACCTCGACGTGTTCGTCCAGGGTTGACAGGAGACTCTCCAGGCAGAGTTTTGTGTAATGGACCTGGTTGTAAACCGGGATCACGATACTGACGACAGACACCGGCTCACCCTTCCGCATGCTTTATTACGTACATTTTGTCAGACATATTCAACCCTTAACTTTCGAGCTCAGTCATAAGCGTAATTGCACGTTGTTGGTAGGTATGGTCCCCCATGACCCGCTCGTGGGCCTTCTCCGCGATCCGTCTCCTCTCGTCGGGACGGTCGAGATAATAGCTGATCTTCTCCCGGCAGTCGTCCGGATCGCGGTAGGTGGCGACTTCGTCGCGGGCGAAGTCGTCCATAACGTGAACCCTATCCTCCATGAGCAGGAACCCGCCGCATGCCGGCACCCCGTAGGCCCGCTCGGTGAGCCCCCAGCTCATGACGCCGGTGGAGTCGGCCGCGGCGATGCAGCTCAGGTTGATCCTGCTCCTCTGGATGATCCCCAGCTGCTCAGCACAGGAGTAAGGACGCCGGGAAACGTCTGCGAAGAGGACGCGCAGTCCCCGGCGGTTCAGGAACTCCTCCAGCCCGGCTAGGAACGCGGCCCGGCGCCGGTGCTCGGGATAGGCAGCGCCGTTCATGTTCCCAAGGAAAGAGACGTCCCAGTCGTAGTCACCCCGGTCCCACAGCTCGGCGAACGAGACGCCGTTCATGCCGTAGTAGCTCGTCCAGGCCGCATTCGGCAGGTAGAGGACCCGTGGGCCACTCACCCGCTCCGTGTCCTGAAGGGAATGGGTGGCGTAGAGGTCGATCAGCCCGCTCTTCAGGAGGAGTTTCACTTTGAGAGGCCCCCGGTTCATGTGCCACGGGGAATCGACATTCCAGGTCGCCACCGGTATCCCCATCTTCCGGAGCCGTAGAACCAGCGGGATGAAGCGCCACTTGTGGTTGAAGATCGTGCGGAATTCGAAAAGGGCCGCCTCCACGCCGAGGGAAGCGAAGTCCTTTGCGTCCCAGACGTCCTCCAAGACCTCGTGCCCAGTGACCTCTAGCCCTTCCTTCAGGCGCGGCATGCCGAAGCGGGAGTTGAGCACGATCTTCATGGCGCCACCACAGCTCTTCCGGCTGGGTCATGACCCAGCCGCGCGCCGCCTCCACCTGCTTGGCATAACAGTAGAACGCCCCCTCGAAGGTGTATAAGTCCCGCGTCGGCAGCTCGGTTAGAGAGAGCGGCATCGGGTGGGCATGCAATGAGGGAGGCGGTGTCCGATATCCTTGAGGAGTCGTGCCTCATGAATGATACGGCCTCTTGCCCTCCGAAATTTCTGGACGATTCTAGAAAGAGAATCGTTAGGGAACAATAGTTCCTCTTGCTCAGAGCCATCCGGTATCCACTCCACGACCAAGATCAATCCCTTCGAGTCCCCGATCAATGGGAATAACGTCGCTGCCGGTCCGCCCCGCGGCCCTCCAGCGGGGGAGCCGGGAGCCGTAAAGCCGCAGGACTCCCATAAGGGGCTCGTCGTGGGTTGCACCCGGGAGCGGCACGATGCAGTCGGTCGGTCCGCCAAGGGCATTGGCGGCCCAATGGGAATAGCCTGAGATGGGGGTGGCCAGCATGAGCGGACAGCAGGCTAGGGCAAAGAGGTCTGCGACCGGATTGACCCGCGAATCATGGTCCGGCCCCTTGTAGGCATAGGGAGAAACGACATCGAGGGTTGCTACGTCGAAGTTTCTGTGGAGCTCCGTGTAGGTGTCCGGATCGCCGGTACCGGACAGGAAGAAAACGGTATCCTTTTGCCGAGCCTGGATCGCCGCCATGGCCCGTTCGTACCACCAGAGCGGTACTGCCGGCCATTCGGTCCCCGTATTTTCGTAACGATCGGGATCCACCACCTGGAAATCGCCGTGCCGGATATGGACGCCCACTACCGGCCGACCGCCCGTCCGGTCAAAAAACGAGCGAATCTGCGTTGCCAGTGACGGATTGAGGCGCACCTTCCTGGCCACCTCGAGGTAGATCGGATCGAGCAGCGTGGAGGGGCCATCGAGCGACCGGAGGATTATCTTCCTCCCCGCAAGTCTCCCGAGCATCTCCTCGTCACAGTTTCTGACACGGATTGCGCCCAGTTTGGTAAAAGCCCGGACCTTACCCCTCCGGGTTCCATCAACGCTGAAGGAATCGAGCTCGTGCCAGTCCAGAATAATATCGTGTCCGTAGAGGTGCCGTATGGCAAAAGCGAGCGGGAGCGTTTCCAGTCGATTGGAGATACCGACGAATTCATCTATGTACAGTTTTGGCATAAGGGATATTTTCTCGGGAGTTCAGGGGGTCGCACACCGTGACTACCGTCGGCGCTCCTCGATCAATTCAACGGACTTTGCGTACTTGAGAAACGTGTAGACGGCGTACAGCAGTGAAAGGAGGAGGCCGGTGCGGCCTTCCAGAACTCCCATCCTCAGCACGTACATCTTGAAAAAGGTGAAACAGGGCCGGAAAACGACGGAGAGAACTCCCGGTCTCCTCCCTGACTTGACGATTTCTTCCGCCGCCAGCGTCGAGTATCGGTCCATCCTGGCGACGTAATCACCGATCCCCTCGTAGGTGAAGTGGATCAGATTCCCTTGCAGGGTACCGACCGGACCGGGGCACTCAACGGATTCGTGGACGAGGCGCTCGGCGAAGCGGCACCGGGTCCGGTTGTACAGCCTCAGATTATGGTCGGGGTACCAGCCACACCGCCTGATCCAGCGTCTGCCGAAATAATTCTCCCGCGTCACGCGGAAACCGTCGTAACTGGCGAAATCGGCGGAAAGGATCGAGTCCCGCAGTGCCGGAGAAACGCGCTCGTCCGCATCGATATTGAACACCCAATCATTTACAGCCTGATCGGCGGCGAAATTCTTCTGTTTGCCGAAGCCTTCCCATTCGTGCTCGAAATATCGCACCTCAGGGTGATTGCGACAGATTTCGGGAGTCCGGTCGGTGCTTCCCGAATCGACTACGACAATCTCATCAGCCCAATCGAGGCTCGCCAGACAGTCGGAGATATTCTTCTCTTCGTTCTTGGCGATGATGGTGGCCGTTATTTTCATGCGGAGTGCTCCGGTACAGCAACGCGCGTCCGAAGCCGGTCCGCGGCCTCCACCACGTCGTCCACCGTCACCGCTGTCATGCACCGATGGTCCGTGGGGCACTCACGCAGAAGGCACGGAGCGCAGTCGGTGTCGCGGCGCACAATGACGGCACGGTCGCTCCAGGGCGAGGTGGTCGTGTGATCCGTGGAACCGAACACCGCCACGAGCGGAACGCCGAAGGCGGCGGCGATGTGCATGGGGCCCGAGTCGTTGGTGATGAAGAAGTCGCAGCGTTTGATGAGCGCCATCAACTCCCGCACCGAGGTCTTCCCCGCCATGACGAGGGGAGGTACGGTCATGGCGGCGGCGATGTCGGCGGCGATGGCAGCCTCTCCCGGTCCGCCGGTCACCACGACCCGCGCCCCCCAGCGGCGGGACAGTTCGTCGGCCACTGCGGCGAAGCGCTCCGGGTACCAGCGTTTGGCCGCACCATAGGTGGCGCCGGGGTTGATGCCGAGGAGAAAATCGCCCTTTTTCATCCCGTGGCTCTGCAGAAGTTCCTCCACGGCGGCGTCCTCGTCAGGGGTCGTAAAGAGAGCAAGGCTCCGGTCGCGGGTGGCGACACCAAAGCGGCCGAGCATGGCCAGATAGTACTCCACGTGGTGGAGCTGGCGCACGTGTTCATCCACTGGCACACCGTGGGTAAGCAGCGGCCCGCGCCCGTCGGTCCGGTACCCCATGCGGCGGGGTATCCGGGCAAGCCAGGCGATGAGCGCCGCATCGACGGCGTTCTGAAGGAGGATCGCCAGATCGAACCGGCGCGTTCTGAGTTCCCGGGCGAGCCGGAGCTTTCCTCCCAGGCCGGCGTGCGCCCCCCTTCGGTCATAGACGATGACGTCATCCACGGCTTCGTGCACGGTGAAGAGCGGCGCCACGAGGGAGTTGGCCAGAAGCGTCACCCGGGCACCGGGGAAGCTCTCCCGAATGGCCCGCAGGGCAGGCGTGGTCATCACCGCGTCGCCGATCCAGTTGGTGGACCGGACCAGGATCCGGTGCACGGAGTTTTTTTCCAGATGCTTCACGTTACCGGCCACTGCCACCGATCTTTTCCGCCTCATCCACCAGCATGACCGGAATCCCGTCCCGCACCGGGTAGACGAGGCGGCAGGATTCGCAGACAAGCCCCGATTCGTCGCCCCGGAGGACTACCTTCCCTTTGCAGCGTGGACAGGCAAGAATTTCAAGCAATCCTTCCGATAGTGCCATAGTTCACTGCTCCATTTAAAGAATTTTGTTCAGCGCCATTTCCAGGGGCCCGGCGTCCTCAAGGCGAAGTTCCAGGCACGCGGCATAGGTCTCGCCCAACCGGGGAAGATAGCGATCGATCTTCACGGCATCCTTTTCGGTGGTGATGAAGTAGTCGGCACCCACGGCGCGGGCGGCTGCCGCAAGGGCAGTGACCGTCTGGTCATCGTAGCGGCTGTGATCGGGAAGGGGTCGTGTTCCAACCAGCGCGAGCCCCGCACGGCGCACCTCCTCGAA contains:
- a CDS encoding glycosyltransferase family 2 protein, with the translated sequence MIDNRINNMDRFCTLATHSSAALGQPLVSVVIPVFNQRGRIEKAIKSVLDQGCDCFELIVIDGGSSDGTREIIAGFSDCLSYWVSEPDDGVYHAMNKGVIHASGRWVYFLGSDDLMLDVLGEVANHLRQDNVLYYGDILMASDGSRKGGSFNARLLSRRNIPHQAIFYPRQVFDKYQFDQRYRVAADYHLNLRCFADAEFVFEHLPLPIAVFEDETGLSSVTEDPLFAMEKPRMIKEYLGIEIYIEFKIREALRKFERHFLRRVLGIFSRCG
- a CDS encoding glycosyltransferase family 9 protein, which codes for MDRSVIIDEKDSRGAGLKFLIVSLRYIGDVLLSTPLALSIKARYPDAVVDYAVFRGTEGILFKNPSVGRIISMEPGKKNLSTISRLFRQYDVAIGANPSDRTSIVTALAGRRSVGFSYRRANEWWKELIFDQGLLYDDNLHIVPLTLQLLGPLGIPPRTDVIMGFDEEDEMLAGSTTGTAGYVVLHPFARKHYKCWTATEWGRLAGIIRDRTGLRPIFTRSPSSGDDVILRDILAHSPPDTVFLKEPLTLNQLAAVLSKAKGFVGVDTVVTHMAAALDVPLVALYGPTMVRHWGPWPNGICNQAPYRLAGSVQRMGRITVVQKEWDCVPCNRETCSQGDNVMRCLCEITADEVFDELSILLDPNGIRPSTEFAEVNIVECANEDGELGSD
- a CDS encoding glycosyltransferase family 2 protein → MRKGEPVSVVSIVIPVYNQVHYTKLCLESLLSTLDEHVEVLVLDNASSDGTAGYLAAVSCIRAIVNSDNLGCAGAWNQGVRETDSEWVVILNNDVIVSPGWLDGLLAVAERAGFDVVSPAIREGEFNYDIVAYGAEYCERMKDVLRRGVADGICFMVRRHVFETVGLFDEKFRIGQFEDADFFRRVRNAGFRIGTTGNSFIHHFGSVTQKAMKKNMQERPYVAENRAYFRAKWKLTWWRRLLERRWRKLRELAWRSQERLLHGHTLKEKWIDGSLRYY
- a CDS encoding CgeB family protein, which gives rise to MKIVLNSRFGMPRLKEGLEVTGHEVLEDVWDAKDFASLGVEAALFEFRTIFNHKWRFIPLVLRLRKMGIPVATWNVDSPWHMNRGPLKVKLLLKSGLIDLYATHSLQDTERVSGPRVLYLPNAAWTSYYGMNGVSFAELWDRGDYDWDVSFLGNMNGAAYPEHRRRAAFLAGLEEFLNRRGLRVLFADVSRRPYSCAEQLGIIQRSRINLSCIAAADSTGVMSWGLTERAYGVPACGGFLLMEDRVHVMDDFARDEVATYRDPDDCREKISYYLDRPDERRRIAEKAHERVMGDHTYQQRAITLMTELES
- a CDS encoding O-fucosyltransferase family protein, which produces MLGRLAGRKIILRSLDGPSTLLDPIYLEVARKVRLNPSLATQIRSFFDRTGGRPVVGVHIRHGDFQVVDPDRYENTGTEWPAVPLWWYERAMAAIQARQKDTVFFLSGTGDPDTYTELHRNFDVATLDVVSPYAYKGPDHDSRVNPVADLFALACCPLMLATPISGYSHWAANALGGPTDCIVPLPGATHDEPLMGVLRLYGSRLPRWRAAGRTGSDVIPIDRGLEGIDLGRGVDTGWL
- a CDS encoding glycosyltransferase family 2 protein; its protein translation is MKITATIIAKNEEKNISDCLASLDWADEIVVVDSGSTDRTPEICRNHPEVRYFEHEWEGFGKQKNFAADQAVNDWVFNIDADERVSPALRDSILSADFASYDGFRVTRENYFGRRWIRRCGWYPDHNLRLYNRTRCRFAERLVHESVECPGPVGTLQGNLIHFTYEGIGDYVARMDRYSTLAAEEIVKSGRRPGVLSVVFRPCFTFFKMYVLRMGVLEGRTGLLLSLLYAVYTFLKYAKSVELIEERRR
- the waaF gene encoding lipopolysaccharide heptosyltransferase II; this encodes MKHLEKNSVHRILVRSTNWIGDAVMTTPALRAIRESFPGARVTLLANSLVAPLFTVHEAVDDVIVYDRRGAHAGLGGKLRLARELRTRRFDLAILLQNAVDAALIAWLARIPRRMGYRTDGRGPLLTHGVPVDEHVRQLHHVEYYLAMLGRFGVATRDRSLALFTTPDEDAAVEELLQSHGMKKGDFLLGINPGATYGAAKRWYPERFAAVADELSRRWGARVVVTGGPGEAAIAADIAAAMTVPPLVMAGKTSVRELMALIKRCDFFITNDSGPMHIAAAFGVPLVAVFGSTDHTTTSPWSDRAVIVRRDTDCAPCLLRECPTDHRCMTAVTVDDVVEAADRLRTRVAVPEHSA